In one window of Methanobrevibacter millerae DNA:
- a CDS encoding UvrD-helicase domain-containing protein codes for MISYEEFEDIVVNILKRDISSNHDQKKAILSKANEGLFIVAGPGSGKTTVIVLKILKYIFVDGISPHEILATTFTKKAAAELYSRILGWGDEIKSYLIDKAGDDFDLLMEINRIDFNQLTIGTTDSIAQELLRVHKEPGTNQEVVIEEFVAKFAMVKILLRDNRYLNENLQGYLESFDRREKLKEASQMSEILLNMKNRMYFDQIDFDEFYNDVGEGSGAEIALDCIIDYENELKKRNIIDFAMLESKFLDSLRSHKLDIFLDDLKIILIDEYQDTNLIQEEIYFTMAKSAIENEGSISVVGDDDQSLYRFRGATVDLFTNFKSRVKAKLGVDVTEINLRTNYRSSKNIINHCNQFVELDSEYQNARVEDKPKIIAPDLEKYNMPILGMFRNNTQMLSKDLASLINDLINKGETTLKIRRVIDEEYFKKLERCKSPEDLKLLKQESSAKARGIENIKISLDEEEGSASDMAVLTYSPKEMKSGNHTFNGHLRNQLKRLRNPIEVFNPRGRDLQEIKEVAIFCGLMLECIDPESKIQNSDKQIPILGKRNMQRWRYEARDYIKLNPEPHEPFDLNTFVIDWQRRNPRGYDKWPQRANLMELAYKLVTWLDFLQEDAEGVVYLEAITQSITQTGFFNKYSANIVFTDPDTERESVLEAIWNIFLPIATGDVSIDEELLETLPANRLNIMSIHQSKGLEFPMVIVDVGSKFKKNDIRTQNLRFPKKEPEYTIMEESIRKYSELGESDRSEKDKSFDDLTRLYFVAFSRAENILILVGLNQAIDGYSFNQQHKSIPNVALGWSRNERQKGFKEIYLI; via the coding sequence ATGATTAGTTATGAGGAATTTGAAGATATAGTCGTGAATATTTTGAAAAGAGATATTTCATCCAACCATGACCAGAAAAAGGCTATTCTTTCAAAAGCGAATGAGGGACTTTTTATCGTGGCGGGACCGGGATCAGGTAAAACAACCGTTATCGTTCTTAAAATACTTAAATACATTTTTGTAGATGGCATTAGCCCCCATGAAATACTTGCAACAACATTTACCAAAAAGGCTGCTGCCGAGCTCTATTCACGTATCCTTGGCTGGGGAGATGAAATCAAGAGTTATCTTATTGACAAGGCCGGAGATGACTTTGATTTGTTAATGGAAATCAACAGAATTGACTTTAACCAGCTGACAATCGGAACGACAGACAGCATTGCACAGGAGCTCCTGCGTGTTCACAAGGAGCCAGGAACAAATCAGGAAGTTGTCATTGAGGAGTTCGTTGCCAAGTTTGCAATGGTTAAAATACTCTTAAGAGATAACAGATACCTCAACGAGAACCTGCAGGGATATCTTGAAAGCTTTGACAGAAGGGAGAAATTAAAGGAAGCATCCCAGATGAGCGAGATTCTTTTGAACATGAAAAACAGGATGTATTTTGACCAGATTGACTTTGATGAATTCTATAATGATGTCGGTGAAGGAAGCGGAGCAGAAATAGCTCTTGACTGTATCATCGACTATGAAAACGAGCTTAAAAAGAGAAACATCATTGACTTTGCAATGCTTGAGTCCAAATTCCTTGACTCCCTTAGAAGCCATAAGCTTGACATCTTTCTGGACGATTTGAAGATTATATTAATTGATGAATATCAGGACACAAACCTTATTCAGGAAGAGATTTACTTTACCATGGCCAAATCCGCCATTGAAAACGAAGGAAGCATTTCAGTTGTGGGGGACGACGATCAGTCCCTTTACCGCTTCAGGGGAGCGACAGTTGATTTGTTTACCAATTTCAAAAGCAGGGTAAAAGCCAAGCTGGGCGTTGACGTTACAGAAATCAACCTGAGAACCAACTACCGCTCAAGCAAAAACATCATAAATCACTGCAATCAGTTTGTCGAGCTTGACAGCGAATACCAGAACGCCAGAGTTGAGGACAAGCCTAAAATCATAGCTCCGGATTTGGAAAAGTACAATATGCCCATTCTGGGAATGTTTAGAAACAATACTCAGATGCTTTCCAAGGATCTCGCAAGCCTCATCAACGATTTAATCAATAAGGGCGAAACGACCCTGAAAATCAGAAGGGTCATTGACGAGGAGTATTTCAAAAAGCTTGAAAGATGCAAAAGCCCTGAAGATTTAAAGCTATTGAAGCAGGAAAGCAGCGCCAAGGCAAGAGGAATTGAAAACATTAAAATCAGTCTGGACGAGGAGGAAGGCTCCGCATCGGATATGGCCGTATTGACATACTCTCCAAAAGAGATGAAGTCCGGAAACCATACATTTAACGGCCATCTGAGAAATCAGCTTAAAAGGCTGAGAAATCCTATTGAAGTATTCAATCCCAGGGGACGTGACCTGCAGGAAATCAAGGAAGTTGCAATATTCTGCGGACTGATGCTTGAATGCATCGATCCCGAATCCAAGATACAGAATTCCGATAAGCAGATTCCTATTTTAGGTAAAAGAAATATGCAGAGATGGAGATATGAAGCCAGGGATTACATCAAGCTGAATCCCGAACCCCATGAACCATTTGACCTCAACACTTTCGTCATTGACTGGCAACGCAGAAACCCAAGAGGATATGACAAATGGCCGCAAAGAGCCAATTTAATGGAACTTGCATACAAGCTGGTGACATGGCTTGACTTCCTGCAGGAAGATGCGGAAGGGGTCGTATATCTGGAAGCCATAACACAGTCAATTACGCAAACCGGCTTTTTCAACAAGTATTCTGCAAACATCGTCTTTACCGACCCAGATACAGAAAGGGAATCCGTTTTGGAAGCTATCTGGAACATTTTCCTTCCGATAGCTACAGGAGACGTTTCAATCGATGAGGAGCTTCTTGAAACCCTTCCGGCAAACAGACTGAACATAATGTCCATCCATCAGTCAAAGGGACTGGAGTTTCCGATGGTTATCGTTGATGTCGGATCCAAGTTCAAGAAAAACGACATCCGAACCCAGAACCTGAGATTTCCCAAAAAGGAACCTGAATACACGATTATGGAAGAGAGCATTCGAAAGTACAGCGAACTTGGAGAATCCGATAGAAGCGAAAAGGACAAATCCTTTGATGACTTGACAAGACTTTATTTCGTTGCCTTTTCAAGGGCAGAGAACATATTAATACTGGTTGGCCTGAATCAGGCAATAGACGGCTATTCATTCAATCAGCAGCACAAGTCCATTCCGAACGTTGCCCTTGGATGGAGCAGGAACGAACGTCAAAAAGGATTTAAGGAGATTTATTTAATATAA
- a CDS encoding PD-(D/E)XK nuclease family protein, protein MKLSSRSKSYMIPEYSLTGDLLSYLTCGLQYRYQNKGTLPPSMPIQLWFGEFIHGVMEEAYLKWENDHTEFPWDWKRDIRPIEDIIDLRLQVRGLYPREDHFFTINHPDLNMTIDDLNEYDHKKLASARAEKAINVWGSDLFPMMESAEVLIKGLREMPYTGTDKRSNYYGINGVIDVLSLVNIKDDNKIVRYLNENEEFRKIVEEYGEDEYEVIIDYKGMKRPPMEVEASGNETWDYHERQILTYSWLRQKQESKKPVAGIIFYLNELVPSKEDLMMIKDDLHYHLTDAGDDEEFAKDIEVIENWDEGSEMPKLSEKFKMDRSIRIIPINDEKIADALEKFDVVVENIESSLIKEINGCKIQDAWKAEAEERTCEACDFKTFCKNSKNKTKIFKIP, encoded by the coding sequence ATGAAGTTATCATCAAGATCAAAATCATACATGATTCCCGAATACAGTCTGACGGGAGACTTATTGTCTTATCTAACCTGCGGACTGCAGTACCGGTATCAGAACAAGGGAACCCTTCCGCCTTCAATGCCGATTCAGCTGTGGTTCGGAGAGTTCATTCACGGAGTAATGGAAGAGGCTTATCTGAAATGGGAAAACGACCACACGGAATTCCCATGGGACTGGAAAAGGGACATCAGGCCAATTGAAGACATTATTGATTTGAGATTACAGGTAAGAGGCCTCTATCCAAGGGAAGATCACTTCTTTACAATCAATCATCCGGATTTAAACATGACCATCGACGATTTGAATGAATACGACCACAAGAAGCTTGCAAGCGCAAGGGCTGAAAAGGCCATTAACGTGTGGGGATCTGACCTGTTTCCGATGATGGAGTCTGCAGAGGTATTGATTAAGGGACTGCGGGAAATGCCATACACCGGAACCGACAAACGCTCGAACTATTACGGCATCAACGGAGTCATTGACGTGTTGAGCCTCGTCAACATAAAAGACGACAACAAGATTGTCAGATACCTGAATGAAAACGAGGAGTTCAGAAAAATCGTTGAAGAGTACGGCGAGGATGAGTATGAAGTAATCATCGACTATAAGGGAATGAAAAGGCCTCCGATGGAAGTTGAGGCAAGCGGCAACGAAACCTGGGATTATCATGAAAGGCAGATTCTCACTTATTCATGGCTCAGGCAAAAGCAGGAATCCAAAAAGCCCGTTGCAGGAATAATTTTTTATCTAAACGAACTTGTGCCTTCAAAAGAGGACCTTATGATGATAAAGGACGACCTGCATTACCATTTAACCGATGCCGGCGACGACGAGGAATTTGCAAAAGACATTGAAGTGATTGAAAACTGGGATGAAGGCTCTGAAATGCCCAAATTAAGCGAAAAATTCAAGATGGACAGGTCAATAAGGATAATTCCAATTAATGACGAAAAAATAGCTGACGCACTTGAAAAATTCGATGTTGTTGTAGAAAACATTGAAAGCTCATTGATAAAAGAAATCAACGGCTGCAAGATTCAGGATGCCTGGAAAGCGGAAGCAGAAGAGAGAACATGTGAAGCCTGCGACTTCAAGACATTCTGCAAAAACAGCAAAAACAAAACAAAAATTTTTAAGATTCCTTAA
- a CDS encoding DUF169 domain-containing protein, with product MSSTDLEKNQKYAEAIASKVKLTCKPVAMKLIESEDEVPEGFELISEKVRHCEMVRKASLGEKFYSTAEEQMCLGGAGAIGLMEMPEKLANGEKYFSLGRFKDLETAKKLTAKLSIVEDKRWGMIYAPLDEADFKADVIQVITEPVGGMKLAQSIVYATGEKINPSFAGIQSLCGDAFANPYIENGVNFTLGCDGSRKAADIKDNEMTIGISAAKIDEVISGLEAM from the coding sequence ATGAGTAGTACAGATTTAGAGAAAAATCAGAAATATGCTGAAGCTATAGCTTCAAAGGTCAAATTGACCTGCAAGCCTGTAGCTATGAAACTAATCGAAAGTGAGGATGAGGTTCCTGAAGGCTTTGAATTGATTTCAGAAAAGGTCAGACACTGTGAAATGGTCAGAAAAGCTTCTTTAGGTGAAAAATTCTACAGCACTGCCGAAGAACAGATGTGCCTTGGCGGAGCCGGAGCAATCGGCCTTATGGAAATGCCTGAAAAACTGGCAAACGGTGAAAAATACTTTTCTTTAGGCAGATTTAAAGACCTGGAAACCGCCAAAAAACTTACAGCCAAGCTTTCAATCGTTGAAGATAAAAGATGGGGAATGATTTACGCTCCTTTGGATGAGGCAGATTTCAAAGCTGACGTCATTCAGGTAATAACCGAACCTGTTGGTGGAATGAAACTTGCTCAAAGTATCGTTTATGCAACAGGCGAGAAAATTAACCCTAGCTTTGCCGGTATTCAGTCATTGTGCGGTGACGCTTTCGCAAATCCGTATATCGAAAATGGAGTTAACTTTACATTGGGCTGTGACGGTTCAAGAAAAGCCGCTGACATCAAGGATAATGAAATGACCATCGGTATCAGTGCAGCTAAGATTGACGAAGTTATTTCCGGCCTAGAGGCTATGTAA
- a CDS encoding nucleotidyltransferase family protein: MSYSAIITAAGKNSRMRKDQISKNLEVRNKLILPFNNKTVLETTIDNTLSADIDECIVVLGHYSDEIMDAISNNYEGSVKFIINDPCDVGLSTSLFNGLSNITSDFALCVTGDQPTVSTETFNKMIEVSRNSDDPFKTIAILRRRKTGLLDTAEGLGMPFVTPRENMMKYLENEDDNLNPILRKIFADGYTFYGIKEKNKKELININYYEDYLHSL; this comes from the coding sequence ATGTCTTATTCAGCTATCATTACTGCAGCGGGAAAGAACTCCCGGATGCGCAAGGATCAGATTTCAAAAAATCTTGAAGTTAGAAACAAACTCATTTTGCCATTTAACAATAAGACCGTCCTGGAGACAACCATTGACAATACGTTATCTGCAGATATTGATGAATGCATTGTTGTACTTGGACATTACAGTGATGAAATAATGGATGCCATCTCCAATAATTATGAAGGCTCTGTAAAGTTCATAATAAACGATCCGTGTGATGTAGGTTTATCGACTTCATTATTCAATGGTCTTTCAAATATCACTTCGGATTTTGCGCTGTGCGTCACTGGAGACCAGCCTACGGTATCAACTGAAACCTTCAACAAAATGATTGAAGTGTCTCGAAACTCGGATGATCCCTTTAAGACAATAGCTATTTTAAGAAGGCGAAAAACGGGTCTTTTGGATACTGCCGAAGGCCTTGGAATGCCCTTTGTCACTCCAAGGGAGAATATGATGAAGTATCTTGAAAACGAGGATGACAATCTAAATCCGATACTTAGAAAGATATTCGCTGATGGCTACACGTTTTATGGTATAAAAGAAAAAAATAAAAAGGAATTGATAAATATCAATTACTATGAGGACTATTTACATAGCCTCTAG
- a CDS encoding Mur ligase family protein translates to MKAAVIGLGVEGKKAVNSLLKHGWEVYASDLNSNVDLSDLELGGISLNFLDGGESFSIVSDSITLDLGFTNSELIDECDAIAISPSMFGGSFANKLLSEGNLLSDVVTNHKRMFTIGITGTNGKTTTVHMLKSILENAGKKVLVGGNGGGGFSGYYDLMLEAENGEYDILLVEVCDMTLDFCRYAFDFDMIGLTNIGNDHMDVHKTIANYKDSLVRFFDGKEIFTAFNQDFNSNFKEVAKKHISYFEYQDSLKVFGKFNKLNAGLAMAIAGELKVPKDIIRQSLYDFEAVSGRLDVYKINDALVYVGKTDNSDALKSVLTERDFYAIFIGTPRSHETHRLEIIDEAVKYNPEVIVVFPGLDDNLDLAIYRLNYLRYRGRVLTATSLDDIIALVAEFSHEEAMLIGGNGQEAIINIQERIKLISEKLQ, encoded by the coding sequence ATGAAAGCGGCAGTAATAGGATTAGGTGTTGAAGGTAAAAAGGCAGTAAACTCTCTTTTAAAACATGGTTGGGAAGTTTATGCAAGTGATTTAAACAGTAATGTTGATTTATCCGATTTAGAACTTGGAGGCATTTCATTAAACTTTTTGGATGGTGGAGAATCATTTTCAATCGTTTCAGATTCCATAACTCTTGATTTGGGATTTACAAATTCGGAACTTATCGATGAGTGCGATGCGATAGCCATCAGTCCAAGCATGTTCGGAGGATCATTTGCAAATAAGCTCTTATCAGAAGGAAATCTCTTAAGCGACGTCGTAACCAATCACAAACGGATGTTTACTATCGGAATTACCGGAACAAACGGGAAAACCACCACTGTCCACATGCTGAAATCCATTTTGGAAAACGCCGGCAAAAAGGTTTTGGTCGGCGGAAATGGTGGGGGAGGCTTTTCAGGATATTACGATTTGATGCTTGAGGCCGAAAACGGCGAATATGACATTCTTCTTGTAGAGGTCTGTGACATGACCCTTGATTTCTGCCGTTACGCCTTTGATTTTGACATGATCGGCCTGACCAATATCGGAAACGACCACATGGACGTTCACAAAACCATAGCCAACTACAAGGATTCCTTAGTCCGCTTTTTCGACGGCAAAGAAATTTTCACAGCTTTCAATCAGGATTTCAACAGCAATTTCAAGGAAGTTGCCAAAAAGCATATCTCTTATTTTGAATATCAGGATTCGCTTAAGGTTTTCGGAAAGTTCAATAAGCTTAATGCAGGTTTGGCCATGGCAATCGCAGGTGAGCTGAAGGTGCCTAAGGACATTATCAGGCAGTCATTGTATGACTTTGAAGCTGTTAGCGGGCGTCTTGATGTTTATAAAATAAATGATGCGCTGGTTTATGTCGGAAAAACTGATAACTCAGATGCCTTGAAATCCGTTTTAACCGAAAGGGATTTCTATGCTATATTCATCGGCACTCCAAGATCCCATGAAACCCACAGGCTTGAAATTATAGACGAGGCCGTAAAGTACAATCCCGAAGTAATCGTCGTTTTCCCAGGGCTTGACGATAATCTGGATTTGGCAATTTATCGCCTAAATTACCTAAGATATCGCGGCAGAGTATTAACCGCCACGTCACTTGATGACATCATCGCCCTGGTCGCAGAGTTTTCACATGAAGAGGCAATGCTCATCGGCGGTAACGGTCAGGAAGCCATTATCAACATTCAAGAGAGAATTAAGTTAATCTCCGAAAAACTCCAATGA
- a CDS encoding nuclease: MFEEDKDDKIYNLIISNGTDFNREYAQFTEKLFSKTDFLWKESISSSYSTAGEQFYGKVDRIILLAGLYKNNKESFDDLIEAGEKYNIPIILVRPYGLEEVPVNLEEKAAMIVGWNANCIVDAIKGSDEFLEE, from the coding sequence ATGTTTGAAGAGGATAAGGATGATAAGATTTACAATCTGATAATTAGTAACGGTACCGATTTTAACAGGGAATATGCCCAATTTACCGAAAAGTTATTTTCAAAAACTGATTTCCTATGGAAAGAATCGATTTCATCTTCATATTCAACTGCGGGAGAACAGTTCTATGGAAAAGTCGATAGAATCATTCTGCTTGCAGGATTATACAAAAACAACAAGGAAAGCTTTGACGACTTGATTGAAGCCGGGGAAAAATACAATATTCCAATAATACTTGTAAGGCCCTACGGACTTGAAGAAGTTCCGGTAAACCTTGAAGAAAAGGCGGCGATGATTGTCGGATGGAACGCAAACTGCATTGTTGATGCCATAAAAGGCTCAGACGAATTTTTAGAAGAATAG
- a CDS encoding AAA family ATPase — MIFKRLKLKNFKSYANEVIKFDKGITVIVGENGAGKSSIFEAMSFALYKQHTAGRIGDLVRNNADMMGVELDFVSRGKEYRIIREKTKSKMSSRLLTKTSSDSEFMSLCTGEKEVANNIEAILDMDANLFLNAIYVRQGEIAELVDKQPAEKKRLIAKLLGLDSLEVAWKNLSPLINEYENKLAEIKGKLYSKDALKEEYDTKTSELNDLKERGHELESQIKEVKTLREEIAEDKRNMEREKEIYETQINNLENEKQTLEKLENDKHMLQENLDKIREAEEQIGRLEKYVSKLDVYLDFEKSVVSIQSLKESEIELEDKIDSIKEQKTLIHAKKQGYNDYLASDEKISKLTNQKIEYEKQLATLTQLENDKKVLLKGIESDRNEIEKFFVLTKEKLLDFGMSQDILANVDDLKKLGDVTNEYIDEISTKIEDLTSDINSKKEDIVAFKQAIAANEKPLEELANVDNKCPVCQSDIDEAKKVELTSQYKTEIEENTKAIGENEEAIRMFTKNRDSFKEKLDKVKAISEEILEHKYKFSNLEKDLQRLSEIDQNLDSKEHISGKLGELILEIAKEKENRDSYKQDHDDYNQSKGALDVLGSQTEAEYKLKQVKNEIDVHVKNIKLAIDSDPHLSGDMDTLELKNRIDDLKAKNEEYNQLKGFVQNKNTITTQFDSVKEDIGVSNNQLDIIQNKINASTYDKEKYEQIIYRDEMYGRRYESFTNELSEIKGRARELIAQHKSLAEKIKNNDRFQREHDNITHYLVILKDIRELYGKNGIQKELRNNSRPIIQKNTKEFFDDFNFNYSDLTLDEDYNIVVWGPEGESSMSMVSGGEKIAIALALRLGITKSMAKGDLETILLDEPTIHLDSARRQELINLLKEMSLLPQMIIVTHENQLETAADNLIKVEKENGISKIVN; from the coding sequence ATGATTTTCAAACGCTTAAAATTAAAGAATTTCAAATCCTATGCAAATGAAGTTATCAAGTTTGACAAGGGAATCACTGTTATTGTGGGAGAAAACGGTGCAGGAAAATCCTCTATCTTTGAAGCCATGAGCTTCGCCTTATACAAGCAGCATACTGCAGGAAGAATTGGAGACCTGGTTAGAAACAATGCCGATATGATGGGCGTTGAGCTTGATTTCGTATCAAGAGGCAAGGAATACAGAATCATTCGTGAAAAGACCAAATCTAAAATGTCTTCACGACTTTTAACCAAAACGTCAAGCGACAGCGAGTTCATGTCACTGTGTACTGGCGAAAAGGAAGTGGCTAATAATATTGAAGCCATACTGGATATGGATGCCAATTTATTCCTCAACGCAATATATGTAAGGCAGGGCGAAATCGCAGAGCTTGTCGATAAGCAGCCTGCTGAGAAAAAACGCCTCATTGCTAAATTGCTTGGATTGGATTCACTGGAAGTTGCATGGAAAAACTTATCTCCATTAATCAATGAATATGAAAACAAACTGGCTGAAATCAAGGGAAAGCTTTATTCCAAGGATGCTCTAAAGGAAGAATATGACACCAAGACTTCAGAGCTCAATGATCTTAAGGAAAGGGGTCATGAACTGGAATCCCAAATTAAAGAGGTCAAGACCCTAAGGGAAGAGATTGCTGAAGACAAGCGCAATATGGAACGTGAAAAGGAAATTTACGAAACCCAAATAAATAACTTGGAAAATGAAAAGCAAACCCTGGAAAAACTTGAAAACGACAAGCACATGCTTCAGGAAAATCTGGACAAGATCCGTGAAGCCGAAGAGCAGATTGGCCGTTTAGAAAAATACGTTTCCAAATTGGATGTCTATCTGGACTTTGAAAAGTCAGTTGTCAGCATTCAATCCTTAAAGGAATCAGAAATAGAACTTGAAGACAAAATTGATTCAATTAAGGAACAGAAAACTCTGATTCATGCTAAAAAGCAAGGATATAACGATTACTTGGCATCAGATGAAAAGATTTCCAAATTAACCAATCAGAAAATCGAGTATGAAAAGCAGCTGGCCACGTTGACCCAGCTTGAAAATGACAAGAAAGTCCTTCTTAAGGGAATTGAATCCGACAGGAACGAAATCGAGAAATTCTTCGTTCTTACCAAGGAAAAGCTCCTTGACTTTGGAATGTCACAGGATATACTGGCAAATGTCGATGACTTAAAGAAACTGGGCGATGTAACCAATGAATACATCGATGAGATTTCCACAAAGATTGAAGACCTGACAAGCGACATAAACTCCAAAAAAGAGGATATTGTTGCATTCAAACAGGCAATTGCGGCCAATGAAAAGCCTCTTGAGGAACTGGCCAACGTTGACAACAAATGTCCTGTATGTCAGTCCGACATCGATGAAGCCAAAAAGGTTGAGCTTACCTCACAATACAAAACGGAAATTGAAGAGAATACCAAAGCCATCGGTGAAAATGAGGAAGCCATTAGGATGTTTACCAAAAACAGGGACAGCTTTAAGGAAAAACTGGATAAGGTAAAGGCAATTTCCGAAGAAATCCTGGAGCACAAGTACAAGTTCTCCAATCTGGAAAAGGACTTGCAGCGTTTAAGTGAAATAGACCAAAACCTTGACTCCAAGGAGCATATAAGCGGAAAGCTCGGTGAACTGATTCTTGAAATAGCCAAGGAAAAGGAAAACCGTGACAGCTATAAGCAGGATCATGATGATTATAATCAGTCAAAAGGAGCTTTGGATGTACTTGGAAGCCAAACAGAAGCCGAGTACAAATTAAAGCAGGTTAAAAATGAAATTGACGTTCACGTTAAGAATATCAAGCTGGCCATTGACAGCGATCCTCATTTAAGTGGGGATATGGATACTCTGGAGCTTAAAAACCGTATTGATGATTTAAAAGCCAAAAATGAAGAGTATAATCAGCTTAAAGGTTTTGTTCAAAATAAGAACACGATAACGACCCAGTTCGATTCAGTCAAGGAGGACATCGGTGTTTCCAACAATCAGCTGGATATCATTCAAAACAAGATTAACGCATCCACTTACGATAAGGAAAAATACGAACAAATCATTTATCGTGACGAGATGTACGGCAGAAGATACGAATCATTTACCAATGAACTGTCTGAGATTAAGGGAAGAGCCAGGGAACTTATCGCCCAGCACAAGTCTTTGGCTGAAAAAATCAAAAACAACGACAGGTTCCAAAGGGAACATGATAACATCACACATTATCTTGTCATATTGAAGGATATTCGTGAACTTTACGGCAAGAACGGTATTCAAAAAGAATTGAGAAACAATTCAAGGCCGATCATTCAGAAAAATACCAAAGAGTTCTTTGATGACTTCAATTTCAATTACTCCGATTTGACATTGGATGAAGACTATAACATTGTCGTATGGGGTCCTGAAGGTGAATCATCAATGTCTATGGTTAGCGGTGGTGAAAAAATAGCTATCGCGTTGGCTTTAAGATTGGGTATCACAAAATCCATGGCTAAAGGTGATTTGGAAACTATCCTCTTGGATGAACCTACAATTCATTTGGACAGCGCCAGAAGACAGGAATTAATTAATCTGTTAAAAGAAATGTCTCTGCTGCCTCAAATGATTATTGTAACACACGAAAATCAGCTTGAAACGGCTGCTGATAATCTGATTAAAGTAGAAAAAGAAAATGGAATATCAAAAATAGTAAATTAA
- a CDS encoding metallophosphoesterase family protein: MKFAHLADTHLGYRQFGLYEREKDFYEVFERIIDRIIEEKVDFVIHSGDLFDNARPSPLALFTVQKALIKLKNANIPIFAIAGNHDTVMRKGAIPPQVLFKKFGLKVISPINTNYMFEDVFIAGLPFYPSSQDKNLKNKLSELSKKAANHEKSILVLHQGIDKYFNLQYELEIGDVPDNFNYYAMGHLHNYINDDFGKGKLVYPGSSEVWKTTELGDYRKNGKGFVIVDFDSAKPSVTRIKIDLPREFIEKTLDYDTLAHGVEEIKETIKDFDKKPILNLTVENVTSTTAAYDLITEELDDLSLMVRPKFITPGEENIDLIIDKENALGPIEVLSSRLESYDDEDITKLAIELYNLLSKDEIEESRQLIDEFYKERYPVEEEEED, from the coding sequence ATGAAATTTGCACATTTGGCAGACACTCATTTAGGTTATCGTCAGTTCGGTTTATACGAACGTGAAAAAGACTTTTATGAAGTGTTTGAGAGGATTATTGATAGAATAATTGAAGAGAAAGTTGATTTTGTAATACACAGTGGAGACCTGTTTGACAATGCAAGACCATCTCCTTTAGCTCTGTTTACAGTTCAAAAAGCGTTAATTAAGCTTAAAAATGCAAACATTCCAATATTTGCAATTGCAGGTAACCATGATACTGTAATGCGTAAGGGAGCTATTCCTCCACAGGTATTATTCAAGAAGTTTGGTTTAAAGGTAATAAGTCCTATCAATACCAACTACATGTTTGAAGATGTTTTTATAGCGGGTCTTCCGTTTTATCCGTCTTCACAGGATAAGAATCTTAAGAATAAATTGTCCGAACTGTCCAAAAAGGCAGCAAACCATGAAAAATCCATTCTGGTATTGCACCAAGGCATTGATAAGTATTTCAACCTTCAGTATGAACTTGAAATAGGCGACGTTCCGGATAACTTTAATTATTATGCGATGGGTCACCTTCACAATTACATCAATGATGATTTTGGGAAAGGTAAACTCGTTTATCCTGGATCTAGCGAAGTCTGGAAAACGACGGAACTTGGAGACTACAGAAAAAACGGAAAGGGCTTTGTCATAGTTGATTTTGATTCAGCAAAGCCGTCCGTTACAAGAATAAAAATAGACCTTCCAAGGGAATTCATTGAAAAAACTTTGGATTATGACACCCTGGCTCACGGTGTTGAAGAGATAAAGGAAACGATTAAGGATTTTGACAAAAAGCCGATTCTCAATCTCACAGTTGAAAACGTCACTTCAACTACAGCCGCATATGATCTCATAACCGAAGAGCTGGATGATTTGTCACTGATGGTAAGGCCTAAATTCATCACTCCAGGTGAAGAAAACATAGATTTAATCATCGACAAGGAGAATGCTTTGGGTCCTATTGAGGTGTTGTCTTCCAGATTAGAGTCCTATGATGATGAAGACATTACCAAACTGGCTATTGAATTGTATAATCTGCTTTCAAAAGATGAAATCGAAGAATCCAGACAACTGATTGATGAATTCTATAAAGAGAGATATCCTGTTGAAGAGGAAGAGGAGGATTAA